One genomic region from Erythrobacter mangrovi encodes:
- a CDS encoding DNA-directed RNA polymerase subunit alpha → MSVNIKNWQELKKPNSLEIKDGGDKSRKATFVAEPLERGFGLTLGNALRRVLLSSLQGAAITSIKIEGVLHEFSSLAGVREDVTDIVLNVKQIALKMEGEGLKRLQLSATGPAEVKAGDIAVTGDIEVMNKDLVICHLDEGATLNMELTADTGKGYRPAVMNRPVDAPIGLIPVDSLYSPVRQVSYKVENARVGQELDYDKLSLNVETDGTVTPEDAVAYAARILQDQLTLFVHFEDGIPQPSSAMIGVAAEPQESDTNQLNRYLLKKVDELELSVRSANCLKNDNIIYIGDLVQKTEAEMLRTPNFGRKSLNEIKEVLSSMGLRLGMDIPGWPPENIEEMAKKLEQELLG, encoded by the coding sequence ATGTCCGTCAACATCAAGAACTGGCAGGAACTCAAGAAACCCAACAGCCTTGAAATCAAGGATGGCGGCGACAAGAGCCGCAAGGCGACTTTCGTTGCCGAACCGCTAGAGCGTGGCTTTGGCCTGACGCTCGGCAACGCGCTGCGTCGCGTGCTGCTCAGCTCGCTCCAGGGCGCTGCGATCACCTCGATCAAGATCGAAGGTGTGCTGCACGAATTCTCCTCGCTCGCCGGTGTGCGCGAGGACGTGACCGACATCGTCCTGAACGTGAAGCAGATCGCGCTCAAGATGGAAGGCGAAGGCCTCAAGCGCCTGCAGCTCTCCGCCACAGGCCCCGCCGAAGTTAAGGCCGGCGATATCGCCGTGACCGGCGACATCGAGGTGATGAACAAGGATCTCGTGATCTGCCACCTCGACGAAGGCGCGACGCTCAACATGGAGCTCACCGCCGACACCGGTAAGGGCTATCGCCCGGCTGTCATGAACCGTCCGGTCGATGCGCCGATCGGCCTGATCCCGGTCGACTCGCTCTATTCGCCGGTTCGCCAGGTGAGCTACAAGGTCGAGAACGCCCGCGTTGGCCAGGAACTCGACTACGACAAGCTCTCGTTGAACGTCGAAACCGATGGCACCGTCACTCCGGAAGACGCCGTGGCCTATGCCGCGCGCATTCTCCAGGACCAGCTGACGCTGTTCGTCCACTTCGAGGATGGCATCCCGCAGCCGTCGAGCGCCATGATCGGCGTCGCCGCCGAGCCGCAGGAAAGCGACACCAACCAGCTCAACCGTTACCTGCTCAAGAAGGTCGACGAGCTCGAGCTGTCGGTGCGTTCGGCCAACTGCCTCAAGAACGACAACATCATCTACATCGGCGACCTGGTCCAGAAGACCGAGGCCGAGATGCTCCGCACGCCGAACTTCGGTCGCAAGTCGCTCAACGAGATCAAGGAAGTCCTGAGCTCGATGGGTCTGCGCCTCGGCATGGACATCCCGGGCTGGCCGCCTGAAAACATCGAGGAAATGGCCAAGAAGCTCGAACAGGAGCTGCTGGGCTAA
- the rpsK gene encoding 30S ribosomal protein S11: protein MAREPGRIRRRDKKNISSGVAHINASFNNTMITITDAQGNAISWSSAGMMGFKGSRKSTPYAAQVAADDAGRKAAEHGVRTLEVEVKGPGSGRESALRGLAAVGFTITSIRDVTPIPHNGVRPSKRRRV, encoded by the coding sequence GCCGCGACAAGAAGAACATTTCTTCCGGCGTTGCGCACATCAACGCCAGCTTCAACAACACCATGATCACCATCACCGACGCGCAGGGCAATGCCATCAGTTGGTCCAGCGCCGGCATGATGGGCTTCAAGGGCAGCCGCAAGTCGACGCCCTATGCCGCCCAGGTCGCCGCCGACGATGCGGGCCGCAAGGCCGCAGAGCACGGCGTGCGCACCCTTGAGGTCGAAGTGAAGGGCCCGGGCTCGGGTCGCGAGAGCGCACTGCGCGGTCTTGCGGCTGTGGGCTTCACCATTACTTCGATCCGCGACGTGACGCCGATCCCGCACAACGGGGTTCGCCCGTCCAAGCGTCGTCGCGTCTGA